A region from the Canis lupus dingo isolate Sandy chromosome X, ASM325472v2, whole genome shotgun sequence genome encodes:
- the EOLA1 gene encoding protein EOLA1 isoform X1, with protein MCVCPVRPGSWRAMQFGCLSFRQPYAGFVLNGVKTVETRWRPVLSGHRNRTIAIHIAHRDWDGATWRELLLQRLGMTPTQIQALLQEGEKYGRGVIAGLVDVGDTLLCPADLAPEELLELETQAVLTGLEQKYLTALSNPRWLLEPIPGKGGKDVFQVDIPEHLIPSGQEA; from the exons GCCCGGTGAGGCCCGGGAGCTGGAGGGCCATGCAGTTCGGCTGCCTCTCCTTCCGGCAGCCTTACGCGGGTTTCGTGCTGAATGGCGTGAAGACAGTGGAGACACGTTGGCGTCCAGTGCTGAGCGGCCACCGGAACCGGACCATCGCCATCCACATCGCTCACCGGGACTGGGACGGCGCCACGTGGAGGGAGCTGCTGCTGCAGAGGCTCGGCATGACCCCCACACAGATTCAGGCCCTGCTTCAGGAAGGGGAAAAGTACGGCCGCGGCGTGATAGCTG GGCTCGTCGATGTTGGAGATACCTTGCTGTGCCCGGCGGACTTAGCTCCTGAGGAGCTGCTGGAACTGGAAACTCAAGCTGTACTGACCGGCCTGGAGCAGAAGTACCTCACCGCACTCTCAAACCCTAGATGGTTGCTGGAGCCCATCCCCGGGAAAGGTGGAAAGGATGTCTTCCAGGTAGACATCCCAGAGCACCTGATCCCCTCGGGGCAGGAGGCCTGA
- the EOLA1 gene encoding protein EOLA1 isoform X2, with protein MQFGCLSFRQPYAGFVLNGVKTVETRWRPVLSGHRNRTIAIHIAHRDWDGATWRELLLQRLGMTPTQIQALLQEGEKYGRGVIAGLVDVGDTLLCPADLAPEELLELETQAVLTGLEQKYLTALSNPRWLLEPIPGKGGKDVFQVDIPEHLIPSGQEA; from the exons ATGCAGTTCGGCTGCCTCTCCTTCCGGCAGCCTTACGCGGGTTTCGTGCTGAATGGCGTGAAGACAGTGGAGACACGTTGGCGTCCAGTGCTGAGCGGCCACCGGAACCGGACCATCGCCATCCACATCGCTCACCGGGACTGGGACGGCGCCACGTGGAGGGAGCTGCTGCTGCAGAGGCTCGGCATGACCCCCACACAGATTCAGGCCCTGCTTCAGGAAGGGGAAAAGTACGGCCGCGGCGTGATAGCTG GGCTCGTCGATGTTGGAGATACCTTGCTGTGCCCGGCGGACTTAGCTCCTGAGGAGCTGCTGGAACTGGAAACTCAAGCTGTACTGACCGGCCTGGAGCAGAAGTACCTCACCGCACTCTCAAACCCTAGATGGTTGCTGGAGCCCATCCCCGGGAAAGGTGGAAAGGATGTCTTCCAGGTAGACATCCCAGAGCACCTGATCCCCTCGGGGCAGGAGGCCTGA
- the EOLA1 gene encoding protein EOLA1 isoform X3, with the protein MWDLSVGVYVSTHVSADECVRVHTRIGAAETMGGTRDRLWVGVASSLRLLLASGAMPRPHCPGVLGLVDVGDTLLCPADLAPEELLELETQAVLTGLEQKYLTALSNPRWLLEPIPGKGGKDVFQVDIPEHLIPSGQEA; encoded by the exons ATGTGGGATTTGTCTGTGGGTGTGTACGTGTCCACCCATGTGTCCGCAgatgagtgtgtgcgtgtgcacacgcGCATAGGTGCGGCAGAGACCATGGGAGGCACCCGGGACCGGCTGTGGGTCGGGGTAGCCTCCTCACTCAGGCTGTTGCTGGCTTCCGGTGCAATGCCCCGCCCCCACTGTCCTGGCGTCCTGG GGCTCGTCGATGTTGGAGATACCTTGCTGTGCCCGGCGGACTTAGCTCCTGAGGAGCTGCTGGAACTGGAAACTCAAGCTGTACTGACCGGCCTGGAGCAGAAGTACCTCACCGCACTCTCAAACCCTAGATGGTTGCTGGAGCCCATCCCCGGGAAAGGTGGAAAGGATGTCTTCCAGGTAGACATCCCAGAGCACCTGATCCCCTCGGGGCAGGAGGCCTGA
- the LOC112668448 gene encoding heat shock transcription factor, X-linked member 3 translates to MASQGTDKVYEVKLAPPGDGEPATGIPSDLSPDPNVDSGEIFEKNEDEAVNRDPGPQDNPQPQAQDHGAANVEENILGLSFPRKLWRIVEDDAFTSVRWNEDGDAVVIDEDLFQREVLHRRGAERIFETDSLKSFIRLMNLYGFSKIRASNPSGHSLGNKKMMIYRNSNFQRDRPLFLDNVQRKGDLKTTTACSGSSATTPKRKKPTAATRHSPRIHHQESTKEDKKAPREAPNAQGPSGTQSFTFSGIWSLSSVAGYATENHGPSELAGPSGEGTSRNVMFASPALAGRDGAGELPPAPPVYPDYRSVMSLYNTCYSILLAALSVMSPNEAPSENEEHEGSSDYKCALCEHFKENPGP, encoded by the exons ATGGCTAGTCAGGGTACCGACAAGGTGTATGAAGTCAAGCTGGCCCCACCTGGGGATGGAGAGCCAGCGACAGGGATCCCGTCTGATTTATCCCCGGATCCAAATGTGGATTCTGGGGAGATTTTCGAGAAGAATGAGGATGAAGCTGTGAACCGAGATCCAGGACCTCAAGACAACCCACAGCCACAGGCCCAAGACCATGGTGCCGCCAACGTGGAAGAAAACATTCTCGGGCTCTCCTTCCCGAGGAAGCTTTGGAGGATCGTGGAGGACGACGCCTTCACGTCGGTGCGCTGGAACGAGGACGGAGACGCCGTGGTCATCGACGAAGACCTCTTCCAGCGGGAGGTTCTTCACCGGAGAGGCGCAGAGAGGATCTTCGAGACCGACAGCTTAAAGAGCTTCATCCGCCTCATGAACCTGTACGGGTTCAGCAAAATCCGAGCCAGCAACCCCTCAGGTCACTCTCTGGGGAACAAGAAAATGATG ATCTACCGAAATTCCAACTTTCAGAGAGACAGGCCCTTGTTCCTTGACAATGTCCAGAGAAAAGGTGACCTGAAAACCACCACTGCGTGCTCAGGGAGCAGCGCAACCACTCCCAAGAGAAAGAAGCCCACGGCAGCCACAAGACATTCTCCACGAATCCATCACCAGGAATCCACCAAAGAGGACAAGAAGGCCCCCAGGGAAGCCCCAAATGCTCAGGGACCCAGTGGCACCCAGTCATTCACATTCTCTGGCATCTGGTCTCTGAGCAGTGTAGCCGGGTACGCCACCGAAAATCATGGCCCCAGTGAGCTGGCTGGTCCCAGTGGGGAGGGTACCTCCAGGAATGTGATGTTCGCATCCCCGGCCCTGGCCGGGAGGGATGGCGCAGGGGAactgccccccgcaccccccgttTACCCAGATTACAGGTCAGTGATGTCACTCTACAACACCTGTTATTCCATCCTCTTGGCTGCCCTCTCGGTCATGTCCCCAAACGAGGCCCCAAGTGAGAACGAGGAGCACGAGGGCTCCTCGGATTACAAGTGTGCACTCTGTGAACACTTCAAGGAAAATCCGGGTCCCTAA